The sequence GTCCATGCTGTTCCGTACTGATCGATGCAACACAcactgaatgtgggaggaactcgtCCGTCCATATGCAGCATTTATGGATATCACTCTGCTGGGGGTGGTGTTGGACATTTCAGAGGCTCGTATATTGGCACATGGATGGTCGATAAATGGAAGGTTACGTAGGAGGAAAGGGGTGAGACCTTAAGTTGTTTAAaaattcagcacagcattgtgggccaataAGTCTGTACTGCGCTGTACAGTTCTGTGTAATAGGATTTAGAACAATTTACAAATGTCTCCAAAGTCCCAGTCCCTTAAAGCATAATGTTATTATGCTGCCACtctgatctgatattgggaagtCTGAATAGAGGGATTTGGGACCATTATGGACGAATGATTGAATTTATGAGAGACTGCAGTGATTTTGTCAATACTAACGGTACTGATCTAATCTCGGCTTCTAACAAGCCCTCTGCTTTGTCACGCTCCCCAGGGCAACCATGAGCGGTGAGTGCGAACAGTACGAGAATAGGTTCAGAGATGTGACACTGCCGCCTTTCATCAACGGCATCTCCTCCATCCTCTCCTTCGCCAATTCCGTCGCCGCCTTTGGCAGCAAGGAGCTCGAGCCGAACGAGAGCAACCAGCTGAAGCAGGACGTGGAGAAGGCCTACGCCGAGATGAGCAAGGCCGAGAAGGAGGCCAGTGGCCTGATCAACACCATGACGACTGACAGCCTGCAGTTGGTCAAGGACCTTGACGAGGCCAAGAGGAAGCGCAAGAGCCTTGAGGACGAGCTGCAGGAGAAGAAGGATCTGCTGATCTGGCTGGAGAGCCAGAGGTACCTGATTAATGACCAACTTCAGGCTGCCCGCTCCAACCTGCAGCACACTGAGAACACACTGAACGCCGCTGAGGCAAGGAAAGGAGAGAAGCTCACTGGAAGGGACATGGGATTTGGCCTAATGCTCCTCTTCCCTTGTGTTGGTAAGTGGTGCTCAGACCACCAACACGCAAAACCATAAactagccatttggcccattgaggtgCTTCactattctgtcatggctgatctacgGTCCATCTCAAACCCTTTTTCctgcataagaacataaggcgtaggagcagaattaggccattcaacctaccaagtctgctccgacattccaTCGTGTCTGATCCTGGATTCTacccaaccccatacacctgactTCTCatcgtatcctttgatgccccgaccaatcaggacactatcaacttctgccttaaatatacccacagactcggcctccactgcagtccacAGATTCgctgaataaattcctccttacctctgttctaaaaggtcgcccccccacctcaattttaaggctattccctctagttctggatacccccaccataggaaacatcccacgtctaccctatctagtcctttcaacattcggtaggtttcaatgagattccccacacattcttataagttccagtgagtacagccccaaagctgccaaacactcttcaaatgttaaccccttcattcctggaatcatcctcatgaacgtcctctggaatctctccaaagacaacacatcccttctgagttatggggcccaaaactgttgacaatactccaagtgcggcctgattatggtcttattatctcctcagcattatctccttgcttttatattctactcctcttgaaataaatgcaaacattgcatttcccttctttaccacagactcaacctgtaaattaaccttctgggaatcttgcacgatgactcctaagttcctctgcacctctgctgtctgcaccttctccccatttagataatagtccacactgttgttccttttaccaaaatgc comes from Mobula hypostoma chromosome 8, sMobHyp1.1, whole genome shotgun sequence and encodes:
- the LOC134350352 gene encoding uncharacterized protein LOC134350352; translation: MSGECEQYENRFRDVTLPPFINGISSILSFANSVAAFGSKELEPNESNQLKQDVEKAYAEMSKAEKEASGLINTMTTDSLQLVKDLDEAKRKRKSLEDELQEKKDLLIWLESQRYLINDQLQAARSNLQHTENTLNAAEARKGEKLTGRDMGFGLMLLFPCVGIPMAIDYGKELNSTKNLLKEVEEEKHRLNGEVKKNEEELKNCSSEIPERNKEIEKLKDNLVRIEREVEMMQKASRALADTKTKLKYCHNYLSSLQGSVEVLYHSCEDLYSLEPLMTLIEEIFNDIQQQNSQNELLAYDSRVQKVAKKLRAIQKSKK